In Bradyrhizobium sp. 195, the sequence GCCATTCCACCGGCGGCGGCGAAGTCGTGCATTACATCGCGCGCCACGGCGACAGCCGGGTGGCGAAAGCCGCGATCCTCTCCGCGGTGCCGCCGCTGATGGTGCAGACCCCCGCCAATCCCGGCGGCCTGCCGAAGAGCGTGTTCGACGATCTCCAGAAGCAACTTGCCGCCAGTCGCACCCAATTCTATCGCGACCTGCCGGCCGGCCCGTTCTACGGCTACAATCGCCCCGGCGCAAAACCGTCGGAAGCGGTGATCCAGAACTGGTGGCGCCAGGGCATGATGGGCGGCGCCAAGGCGCATTACGACGGTATCGTCGCGTTCTCGCAGACTGACTTCACCGAAGACCTCAAGAAGATCAACGTGCCGGTGCTGGTGATGCACGGCGACGACGACCAGATCGTGCCTTACGCCGATTCCGCCCCGCTCTCGGCCAAGCTGCTGAAGAAGGGCACGCTGAAGACCTACAAGGGCTTCCCGCACGGCATGCCGACCACCCACGCCGAGACCATCAACGCGGATCTCCTGGCGTTTTTCAAGGAGTGAAGGCGCTCCGCGAGTCCGGAATCGTAGGGTGGGCAAAGGCGCTCTCGCGCCGTGCCCACCACCTGCCATTAATTACTGAGAAGACGTGGGCACGCTTCGCTTTGCCCACCCTGCGATATTGGAGGGTGAACGCACCAGCTCACTTCAAGATCGCCCTGATCGCATCGAAGGTGCGCTTGACGAAAATCTCCGGCTTCTCCCGTACACCTTCGCCGATCCAGCTCTCGCCGCCGACGCGCATTGCGCCGGTGGCGATCATGGCGACGAGGCGCGCCTTCAGCTGGTCCGATTTGGTTCTGGCGCGCCGGGCGAGGCCGTCGGCCAGCGCGCGTTCGAGCTTCTCGTATTTGAGCTGATCGCGGGCCCGAAGCGCGGGATTGTCGCGCTTGAGCCGCGACATCGCCGCGGCTTCCGCGGGATCGATCCGCTTGACCGCCGCTGCGATCGCATTTTCCGCGGCCGTCAGCATGGGTTCATCCGCAGGCCGGGCAACGATCTCGGCGACCAAGGCGCTTGCCGCGCCTTCCTGCCAAGCGGCGACCACGTCCTCCTTGGACGCGAAATAATGGAAGAAACTCCGGCGCGACACGTCCGCCGCTGCTGCGATGTCGTCGATGGTCGTGGCTTCGAAGCCGCGCTCCAGGAACAGCGTCATCGCCGCCCGGGTCAGCCGCGCGCGGGTCTCCTGCTGCTTGCGCTGGCGCAGTCCGGTGCCATCAGGGGAATTTCCGCCTGGGGGCAATGACTTGACGCGTTTCCGGACGACCTTCGAAGGCTTCAAATCGGCTCGCCTCTTGCAAACTTGCACTCAGTGCACATTTAGACCGGTCGCGGGCCTCGTTCCAGCCCCGAACGGAGACATGGCATGACCGACTGGACCACGGCAGACATCCCCTCTCTCGCCGGCCAGACGGCCGTGGTCACGGGAGCGACGGGCGGCCTCGGTTACGAGACGGCCATGGCGCTGGCGGGCGCCGGTGCCATTGTCATACTCACCGGACGCAGCGACGCAAAGGGCCTGCGGGCGATCGAAGGCATTTGCGAGCGGTTTCCCAACGCGCTGATCGCCTACGAGCATCTCGATCTCGCCAGCCTCGCTTCCGTCGCCGATTTCGCCAAGCGCTTTGCCGCCGGCAACGAGCAGCTCGACTTCCTCGTCAACAATGCCGGCGTGATGGCGCTGCCGAAGCGACAGCAGACCGAAGATGGTTTCGAGATGCAGCTCGGCACCAACTATCTCGGCCACTACGCCCTGACGGCGCACCTGTTGCCGCAGCTTCGCCCCGCGAAGGCGCCTCGTGTCGTCAATCTCTCGAGCCTTGCGCACCGCTCCGGCGCGATCAATTTCGACGATCTGCAAGGCAAGCACGCCTATCGCGCGTGGCGCGCCTACTGCCAGTCCAAGCTGGCGATGCTGATGTTTTCCCTCGAATTGCAGCGCCGTAGCGACGCGGCCGGCTGGGGCCTGATGAGCCTTGCGGCGCATCCTGGCTTTGCGCGCACCGATCTCGTCGCGAACGGCCTGGGCGCCAACTCGCTCCAGTGGCGGGTCGGCCGGCTACTCCAGCCGCTGTTCAGTCAGTCCGCTGCCGAGGGCGCACTGCCAACGCTGTTCGCCGCGACTTCGCCCACAGCGGAGCCCGGCGGGTATTACGGTCCGAACGGATTCTACGAAATGAAGGGGGCGCCCGCGCTGGCGAAGATCATGCCGCACGCGAAGGATCTCGCTGCGGCGGCCATGCTGTGGGATGCCTCGGCGACATTGACTGGTGTATCCTTCGACGAGATCGCGGCCGCCGCATGAGCCGTTTGGGGACCTCCCGATGCAAGTCATCATCTTCGGCGCGACCGGCATGGTCGGGCAGGGCGTTCTGCGCGAATGCCTGATCGATCCCGGCATTGGCCGTGTGCTCGTGGTCGGCCGCTGTCCGACCGGCGTGCGCAGCGCCAAGCTCGTCGAGATCATCCACGACAATTTTCTCGACTATTCGGCGATCGAAACGCAGCTGACCGGCTTCGATGCCTGCTTTTTCTGCCTCGGCGTCTCCTCGATCGGCATGAGCGAGGAGCGCTACCGGCATCTCACCCATGACCTCACGCTCGCGGCAGCCACGACGCTGGCACGGCTCAACCCACAGATGGTCTTCACCTACGTCACCGGGGCCGGCACTGATTCCACCGAGCGGGGTTCGCGGATGTGGGCGCGGATCAAGGGCAAGACCGAGAACGATCTGCTCAAGCTGCCATTCAGGGCCGCCTATATGTTCCGGCCCGGCGCGATCCAGCCGCTGCACGGCGCCCGTTCCAAGACACCTTGGGTGCAGGCGGTCTATACCGCAACCTGGCCGCTCTGGTCGGTGCTGCGTCGGCTCTCGCCGCGGCTCGTCACCTCGACGGAGCAGATCGGCCGCGCCATGATCCACGTCGCCCGGGAGGGGTATCCGCGGAAGGTGCTGGAGATGGAGGATATCAATAGCCTCTAACCGGCCGACCCGTTAATTTGAACGGAAATTTCGGGGCCTGTGCGCGTTGAGCCCGGCCCACTCCGAAGGAGAAGCGTCGGCGATGCCGCCCCAGCTCAAATTGATCGCACTCGACGCCGATGATCTCGCCGTGATCTCGACCCATGTCCAGGACGCGCGTGTCCAGGCCTCCGACATCCTCTGGCGACAAGGTGAGAAGCGGCTTGTGGTCGGGATGAGCCGGCTGGACTGGGAGCA encodes:
- a CDS encoding alpha/beta fold hydrolase, giving the protein MPTITTKDGVEIFYKDWGSGQPIVFSHGWPLSSDDWDAQMIFFVNNGYRVIAHDRRGHGRSSQVADGHDMDHYADDLAAVTAHLDLKNAIHVGHSTGGGEVVHYIARHGDSRVAKAAILSAVPPLMVQTPANPGGLPKSVFDDLQKQLAASRTQFYRDLPAGPFYGYNRPGAKPSEAVIQNWWRQGMMGGAKAHYDGIVAFSQTDFTEDLKKINVPVLVMHGDDDQIVPYADSAPLSAKLLKKGTLKTYKGFPHGMPTTHAETINADLLAFFKE
- a CDS encoding TetR/AcrR family transcriptional regulator, which codes for MKPSKVVRKRVKSLPPGGNSPDGTGLRQRKQQETRARLTRAAMTLFLERGFEATTIDDIAAAADVSRRSFFHYFASKEDVVAAWQEGAASALVAEIVARPADEPMLTAAENAIAAAVKRIDPAEAAAMSRLKRDNPALRARDQLKYEKLERALADGLARRARTKSDQLKARLVAMIATGAMRVGGESWIGEGVREKPEIFVKRTFDAIRAILK
- a CDS encoding SDR family oxidoreductase, whose protein sequence is MTDWTTADIPSLAGQTAVVTGATGGLGYETAMALAGAGAIVILTGRSDAKGLRAIEGICERFPNALIAYEHLDLASLASVADFAKRFAAGNEQLDFLVNNAGVMALPKRQQTEDGFEMQLGTNYLGHYALTAHLLPQLRPAKAPRVVNLSSLAHRSGAINFDDLQGKHAYRAWRAYCQSKLAMLMFSLELQRRSDAAGWGLMSLAAHPGFARTDLVANGLGANSLQWRVGRLLQPLFSQSAAEGALPTLFAATSPTAEPGGYYGPNGFYEMKGAPALAKIMPHAKDLAAAAMLWDASATLTGVSFDEIAAAA
- a CDS encoding Rossmann-fold NAD(P)-binding domain-containing protein; this translates as MQVIIFGATGMVGQGVLRECLIDPGIGRVLVVGRCPTGVRSAKLVEIIHDNFLDYSAIETQLTGFDACFFCLGVSSIGMSEERYRHLTHDLTLAAATTLARLNPQMVFTYVTGAGTDSTERGSRMWARIKGKTENDLLKLPFRAAYMFRPGAIQPLHGARSKTPWVQAVYTATWPLWSVLRRLSPRLVTSTEQIGRAMIHVAREGYPRKVLEMEDINSL